The window TGGTCATCAATTCTCCCGGTCTAACGCATGGATTCAGCTGCGGACAGTGTCCGACAAGCGGGCGGTGGGTGTCGACCGCAACGACTTTTTGGTGCATTACGTATAGCCATAGAGATCTTGTGGCTCTAACTCTTTGAATGTTCCCAACTGGTCTTTTGAGAATCCCCCGGCTTCAACCGCCGCGAATTGGATGAAGAAAAATTTTTTATTTTTGCGGAAACCCTGAACTATGACCCGAACTAAACCCTCTCGAATGGGCTCGCGAATAATATGTGCCGTGAAAGGGGCCAAATCCTCTGGGACAGATATTCCTAAGCTTTCCGGAATTGCGCATAGTTCCTGAAAAGACAGCGAGGCCAATCGTTTAAGTTGAACCTCAACGAATTCGCGCTCCGCGTCTGAGAGTGAATCTTTATAGACGTAAATGGGCATTTATTAGCAACCCAATGTTAAAATGCAGCGGCGAACGGCTGTGTGGTCATTCGATGAGAACGTCGAGTTAAGATGAGAACGTCGAGTTAAGTGGATTTCCATTTTTCCAAAAATCAACGAGTTCTTCCGCAATAGATAAATCCCGTGCGCCCTTTGGTTTTAGTCCCATACGTTCCAACTGTATTTTGCTGAGGTGTTCAGCTAGTTCGATGGCAGTTATACCTGAGTCGAGCATTCTCACAATATTATAGGAGTACATGTCGTACTCATCTTGATTGGCTTCGCTTATCACGCCAATGGGGTCCCACTTCCTGAGCAATTCCATAACCTTGAGATGACCCACGGCGTCTTGGCGCTTCAGATAATCGGAATTATTCAATTAGCATGCCTCTGCCCCTTGCCTTGCATTTATACATTGATGATCAGTCTCGTAGATTTAAGTCGGACAGTCTAATTTTACCCCATCCCGGGGATTTCGCAAGATATTAAAAGTATCCCCAAAAACGACGCGTTTTTTCGGTGGGTTTCGGTATAGGGAAAGGATAAAATTTGTTTTATGCCTGCTCCAAAAAGCGTTGTGGCCTGCTCCCTTGGCTTTAAAACGCCCACCCCGGCTCGGTTGATGATGGACGGGCCTCTGCCCGGGGCGGAGAGCATGGCCAAGGACCAAGCTCTGTTAGACGCCGCGCCCCATGCGACGGCGCCGGTGGTCCGATTCTTCCGTTGGAAGGAACCCACTGTCAGTTTTGGCCGAACGCAGAAAGAAGACGACGCCCGCGTTTTTGCCGCGTCGGTGGGGGTGAAAGTTCTGGTCCGCCGTCCCACGGGCGGGGGGATGGTGTTGCACGACAACGATTTGAGTTTATCCATCGCCTGGCGGCGGGGAGCGGCGGGGTTTCCCACCTGCATCAAAAACGTCTATCGAGTCGTTCATGAAGCTCTGGCCGAAGGTTTAATTGCCGAGGGCTACGCCGTGTCCCTCTATCAGCCCACGCCCCAGCGCCTGCCGGGACAATGTTTTGTGGAGCCCGTGGAGGCCGACGTCATGTGGGAGGGGAAAAAAGTGATCGGCGGGGCCCTGCGCGTGGCCGCCGGGGGGCGGCTCTATCAAGGGGACATTCAAACCGCCACCCTGAGAGCGGACCCGAACCGTGTGTTGCGCCGGGCGGTGGCCGCCCTGGGCCGGTTATTTCTGTTTCGGGACGACGAAGTCCAAAACTTCCGTTAATGACTTGACCGCGCGCACGCCCTTCGGGGCGGCGTCGTGACGGTCGAGCAGGAGCGCCGCGAGGCCCGCGTTGACGGCGCCGTGGTAGTCCTCGTGCAGGCTGTCGCCCACGTGCACGGCCTCGTGGGGGCGCACGTCGGCGTGTTTGAGCGCCTTTTGGAACAGCCGCCGGTCGGGCTTGACCATCCCCTCAATCGACGACACCAGCAAAAACTCCACTTCTTTCGTCAGCCCCATCCGCTCGGCCAAGGTGACCAGCCGGGTGTCCCAGTTGGACACCACGCCCACGCGGTACCCCTTCTCCCGCAGGGCGCGCAGGGTGGGCAGAGCGTCGTCAAAGTAGCGCCAATGGGCGGGGTGGGCGAACTGGCTGTAGAGATCCTCGAAATACCGCCGGAACTTGATGGCCGCTGGGAAGTGGCGCCCCATGACGCGCTGGACCATTTTTTGCCACCAGGCTTTTTCGGCCCGGTCGCTTTTCAAATACTCCACCCCGTGGCGGGTTTTCCAGGCTTCCAGGAAGCTGGCCTCCACCTCTTTGACCCGGGGGCGCACGCCGTGTTTGCGCGCCACGCGGGTGTAGATGTGTCCCACCGAGGGGTACGCCCGGAGCAGGGTGTTGCCGGCGTCGAAAAAGACCGCCCGATAAGACGACGGCGGCCTTACGCGCGCCGTCGGGCGGCCTGTTTTTCTTTCCATCGCAATTCTTTTTCCTTTTTCTTGATGTCGTCCCAGTTCGCCACGACGTCGGCGGCGGTCTTGAGCTTCAGGCCGCCGAAGACATGGGGGTGGCGGCGGACCAGTTTTTTGGCCAGGCCATCCACCACGTCGGCCAGGGTGAAACGGCGTTTTTCAGCCGCGATCTGGGCGTGGAAAAGGATTTGGAGCAGCAGGTCCCCCAGTTCTTCGCAAACATCGTCGGGGTCGCCCTTATTAATGGCGTCGGCCACTTCGCGGGATTCCTCCCGCAGGTATTTGAGCAGACTTTTGTGGGTCTGTTTGCGGTCCCAGGGGCAGCCCCCGGGGCCCCGCAGGCGGGCCATCAGCGCCACCAGGTCTTTAAAGCCATAGTTCTTTTTCATAAGGGCCCCATTTTATCAGTTTGCCTTTTGGTAGAATTTCCGGACGGCACCTTCATGGCCTTTTACCCCGCCTTTCTGGATCTCTCCCACAAAGATTGCTTGGTGATCGGGGGCGGCGTGCTGGCCCTGCACAAAACCCGGGCGTTTGTGGAATTGGGCGCGCGGGTGACGGTGGTGGCGCCACGGGTCAAGCCCGATTTTGCGCGCTTGCGCGGGGTGCGGGTGGTGCGGCGCGGGTTCCGCCCCGGGGATTTGGCGGGGCAGCCTTGGCTGGTGGTGGCCGCGACGGACGACGAAGCCCTGCACGCCCGCGTGGCGGCCCTGTGCCGACAGCGGCGGATTTGGGTCAACGTGGTGGACCGCCCCCCGTTGTGCGATTTTATCGTGCCGTCGGTGACGCGGCGCGGGCCCGTGACCTTCGCGGTGTCCACGGGCGGGGCCAGCCCGGCCGTGGCGAAATATTTGGGTGCCGCGTTGCGGCGGCGGTTCGGCCCCGAAGTGGGGCGCCTGGTGAACGAATTGAAGAAACTGCGGCCCCGGCTGCTCGCCGTGCCCATGGCGGAACGGCGGGCGGCGTTGGCCGGGTTGGTCAACGACCGCTGGGTGTCGCGATTTAAAAAAGAGGGCCCCCGCGCCGCGGCGGCGTTTCGACGGCGGGCGGCGGCATTGTTGGATCGGAGCGTGCGTGCAAAAGCTTGAAGCGCTGTTGTTCGATTTCGCTTTCATCGGCTACCTGGCGGCGACGATTTTGTACCTCGTTTACGTTCGGAGCCGTGACGACCGCCACAGCGGGCGGGGGCACCGAATCCTGATCGCTTCGGCCGCCGTCCACACCGTCAGCCTGGGGCTGGGCCTGTGGGTCGAGGCGCACCGGCCGGGTCACGTGGCCTTCGGGTTCTGGAGCAATTGGTTCGAAAGCCTGTCGCTGTTCTCCCTGCTTATCGTCGGGGTGTTCCTGGCCGTGCAAACCCGGGCGCGGTTGGCGATTCTCGGGGCGTTCGTTTTGCCCTGGGCGGTGGTCTTGATGGGCGTGGGGCTCGCCCAGGCGTTTTTGGCGAGCCCGCGATGCCCCTTCGCTTCGGTCGAAGATTTGCTCAATATCCTGAACGCCACCCGCCGCCTGCCCGACCTGCCGGTGACCTTCGGCGCCTTTGTGCATGTGCCTCTTATTTTCTTCAGCTACGCCGCTTTCGCCAACGCCTTCGGCATCGGGTTGGCCTTCGTCATCGGCGAGCGGCAGATCAAATCCAAGCGCCCCAACGCGCTGTCGTACCGGTTGCCCCCTTTGGAAGAAATGGACCGCATCATCGCGCGGCTGGTGGCGGCGGCCTTCCCGGCGTTGACGGTGGGTCTGCTGCTGGGCCTGCGTTGGGCGCGGCTCGCCTACGGCACGACCTGGGCCTGGGACGCGAAGGTGCTGTGGTCCGTCGCCATATGGGCCGTGTACGGCTTTTATTTGGCGGTCCGCTACGGCCTGGGCTGGCGAGGCCGCCGCACGGCGTACCTGTCGCTGGCGGGGTTCGGGCTGGTGCTGTTCAGCTACACCGCGGCCAATTTCTTTTCCAAATTCCACGGTTTCGTCACGGGAAAGCTCGGATGAAACGCCTGCGCCTGGTGGGGGTGTCGCACCGCACCGCGCCGGTGGAATGGCGCGAACGGTTGGCCGTGCCCGACGACCGCCTGCCGGCCCTCGTGGAACGTTTGCGCGCCCGCGCGGCGGTGGAGGAGGCGGTGGTCCTCTCGACCTGCAACCGGGTCGAGGTGTACGCCGTGACCGAAGCCGACGACGCCGTCCGGTTGCGCGGCGAAGTGGCCCAGTGGCACAGCGACCCCCGCCTGGCCGAAACCTTTTACCAGCACGACGATGACGCGGCCGTGCGGCACCTGTTCCGCGTCGCCGCCGGGCTCGACTCGCTGGTGATCGGCGAAGCGGAGATATTGGGCCAGGTGAGGCGCGCCTACGATTTGGCGAAACAGGCCGGCGCCACGGGCAAGCTGACGAATGTGCTGTTCCAGCGGGCGATGTACGTGGGCAAGGCCGTGCGCACCCAAACCAAAATTTCCGAAGGGCCGACGTCGGTGCCCAGCCTGGCCGTGTCGCTCGCCGAGAGGATATTCGGCGACCTCGCCGCTTGCCGGGCGTTGGTGGTGGGCGCGGGCGCCATGGCCGAACTGGCCCTGCGGGCGCTCAAAAGCCAAAAGGTGGCGGAACTCGTTGTCGCCAACCGCACGGCGGAAAAAGCCGCGGCCCTGGCCCAGGCCATCGGGGCCCGCGCGGCGCTCTTCGCCGACTTAAGCAAGGAGCTCGCCCGCGCCGACATCGTGCTGTGCTCGACGGGCTCGCCCGAATTCATTTTCCGCGAGCCGCAGGTGGCCGCGGCCCTCCACGAGCGGCGGGGCCGGTCGCTCTTTTTCATCGACATCGCGGTGCCCCGCGACGTCGACCCCGCCGTGGACGCCCTGGACAACGTGTACCTGTACAACGTCGACGATTTGGAGGGCCTGGTGGCCGAGAGCCGCGGCCGCCGGGAAACGGAAATCCTTCGGGCGGGGAGTTTGGCCGACGTCAAGGCCGGGGAATTCGCGCCCTGGTACGAATCCTGGCGGGCCGGCGTCCGCGCGGCCCTGCGTCACGGCGACCGCGACATGGCGACCGCCGAAATGGAGGCCAACGGATGACGCGCCTGCGCATCGGCACCCGGGGCAGCGCTCTGGCACTGGCCCAATCGAACCACGTCAAAGCCCGGCTCGAGGCCCTTTCGCCGGAAGTGGCGGTGGATTTGCTGATCATCAAGACCACCGGCGACAAAATGTCCGAAAGCGCCCTCGGCGCCATCGGCGGCAAGGGCGTGTTCATCAAGGAGATCGAGGAGGCGTTGTTGGACGGGCGCGTGGATTTGGCCGTTCATTCGCTGAAGGACGTGCCCACGGATTTGGCTCCCGGCTTGGCGCTGTCGGCGGTTTTGGAGCGCGAGGACCCGCGCGATTGCCTGGTCTCGCGCTTCGGCGAGCAACTGTTGGAGTTGCCGCGCGGGGCCGTGGTGGGCACGAGTTCCCTGCGGCGGCAGGCGCAAATCCGCGCGGCCAAAAAGGGTCTGCGCGTGGAAGACCTGCGCGGCAACCTCGACACCCGCCTCGCCAAGGTCTCGCGGGGCGACGTGGACGCCGCCGTGGTGGCCTACGCGGGCGTGCGGCGCCTGGGCCGCGCGGAGGAAGTGTCGGAGGTGATTCCCCTCGACATCATGTTGCCGGCCCCGGGGCAGGGCTTTGTGACCATCGAAACCCGGCGCGACGACGAGCGGGCGCTCCCCTGGGTGGCGCGGTTGAACGACCCCGCCGCCG of the Elusimicrobiota bacterium genome contains:
- a CDS encoding bifunctional precorrin-2 dehydrogenase/sirohydrochlorin ferrochelatase, which gives rise to MAFYPAFLDLSHKDCLVIGGGVLALHKTRAFVELGARVTVVAPRVKPDFARLRGVRVVRRGFRPGDLAGQPWLVVAATDDEALHARVAALCRQRRIWVNVVDRPPLCDFIVPSVTRRGPVTFAVSTGGASPAVAKYLGAALRRRFGPEVGRLVNELKKLRPRLLAVPMAERRAALAGLVNDRWVSRFKKEGPRAAAAFRRRAAALLDRSVRAKA
- a CDS encoding glutamyl-tRNA reductase, yielding MKRLRLVGVSHRTAPVEWRERLAVPDDRLPALVERLRARAAVEEAVVLSTCNRVEVYAVTEADDAVRLRGEVAQWHSDPRLAETFYQHDDDAAVRHLFRVAAGLDSLVIGEAEILGQVRRAYDLAKQAGATGKLTNVLFQRAMYVGKAVRTQTKISEGPTSVPSLAVSLAERIFGDLAACRALVVGAGAMAELALRALKSQKVAELVVANRTAEKAAALAQAIGARAALFADLSKELARADIVLCSTGSPEFIFREPQVAAALHERRGRSLFFIDIAVPRDVDPAVDALDNVYLYNVDDLEGLVAESRGRRETEILRAGSLADVKAGEFAPWYESWRAGVRAALRHGDRDMATAEMEANG
- a CDS encoding lipoate--protein ligase family protein, with the protein product MPAPKSVVACSLGFKTPTPARLMMDGPLPGAESMAKDQALLDAAPHATAPVVRFFRWKEPTVSFGRTQKEDDARVFAASVGVKVLVRRPTGGGMVLHDNDLSLSIAWRRGAAGFPTCIKNVYRVVHEALAEGLIAEGYAVSLYQPTPQRLPGQCFVEPVEADVMWEGKKVIGGALRVAAGGRLYQGDIQTATLRADPNRVLRRAVAALGRLFLFRDDEVQNFR
- the ccsA gene encoding cytochrome c biogenesis protein CcsA, producing MQKLEALLFDFAFIGYLAATILYLVYVRSRDDRHSGRGHRILIASAAVHTVSLGLGLWVEAHRPGHVAFGFWSNWFESLSLFSLLIVGVFLAVQTRARLAILGAFVLPWAVVLMGVGLAQAFLASPRCPFASVEDLLNILNATRRLPDLPVTFGAFVHVPLIFFSYAAFANAFGIGLAFVIGERQIKSKRPNALSYRLPPLEEMDRIIARLVAAAFPALTVGLLLGLRWARLAYGTTWAWDAKVLWSVAIWAVYGFYLAVRYGLGWRGRRTAYLSLAGFGLVLFSYTAANFFSKFHGFVTGKLG
- a CDS encoding MazG family protein encodes the protein MKKNYGFKDLVALMARLRGPGGCPWDRKQTHKSLLKYLREESREVADAINKGDPDDVCEELGDLLLQILFHAQIAAEKRRFTLADVVDGLAKKLVRRHPHVFGGLKLKTAADVVANWDDIKKKEKELRWKEKQAARRRA
- a CDS encoding HAD-IA family hydrolase; its protein translation is MERKTGRPTARVRPPSSYRAVFFDAGNTLLRAYPSVGHIYTRVARKHGVRPRVKEVEASFLEAWKTRHGVEYLKSDRAEKAWWQKMVQRVMGRHFPAAIKFRRYFEDLYSQFAHPAHWRYFDDALPTLRALREKGYRVGVVSNWDTRLVTLAERMGLTKEVEFLLVSSIEGMVKPDRRLFQKALKHADVRPHEAVHVGDSLHEDYHGAVNAGLAALLLDRHDAAPKGVRAVKSLTEVLDFVVPKQK
- the hemC gene encoding hydroxymethylbilane synthase — protein: MTRLRIGTRGSALALAQSNHVKARLEALSPEVAVDLLIIKTTGDKMSESALGAIGGKGVFIKEIEEALLDGRVDLAVHSLKDVPTDLAPGLALSAVLEREDPRDCLVSRFGEQLLELPRGAVVGTSSLRRQAQIRAAKKGLRVEDLRGNLDTRLAKVSRGDVDAAVVAYAGVRRLGRAEEVSEVIPLDIMLPAPGQGFVTIETRRDDERALPWVARLNDPAAERAARAERSFLAGLGGGCRVPYGAHAREENGRLVLDGLVISVDGRESVRGRREGDPARAGALGAELARELIERGALAIIETLAK